ATtagaaatgtattattttagtttgaaATATGACAAGTTATTTAAATGTGTGATTAAAAAGTCGTGTAATATTGGTAATATCACCTCTAGGTTATAATTTTGCCACGGATTATGAATGAAGGTGACGTGCGGAAGTCAACTGCAGCGGCATTACtgttgccgccgctgtatctgtttatttccttgataaaatgagtgacgttcgccgccgcattGCTGTCGCGAATTTGACGttcattccgtcactcattttatcaaggaatttGAGTAATACAGCGGCGTCATAGAAGAtgcctatatagaagtgtcctacgtgggcgatctcgttgcgaacgcgaacgccgtgggcctgcCGCGCCGCTCTGCGCTGCTTCGCTtagcgttcgcgagttgttcgcttacgtaacgcGTAATGCAGCTGCTGTGGACATCCAAACGTCATCTTAAAAtgttgtacctacctaataaataggtactacaGGTGGGTATAATATTTCTTAACGTAAACaataatacttatatacttaaaatatttaattataatgagtgtacctatattatgaatattatgatacaCGGAATACGCTATAATCCAATGTAGAATATGGCAAAAAATAAGACAACGCCACAaagtttacatataaattaacgtacctatatatatgtgtTTCAAGTTTGCATAATGGTAGAGGTACTTTCCccagaaagttaaaaaaaaaatgtacgttTGGTGGAAATGCCCCGATCCTCCCCttttaggctgcctttccactgaggctaAGGAGTATTACAACCAATGGTTTTTTCGCGTACGTCCCCTCATaaccgcctcagtggaaaggcagccttatgATATGCTCATTCGTTCCATCATGGAGTCCTGGACCTGGAGATTTAACTGCATATCACAAatcacaacaatttttttaatacataagaAAGTCCTGCTAACATCCCAGCAACTTAAGGATATATATATCTATCTCGTTCGCTACGCGTTCATATCGGGCGAGGGCGAGCGAGACGAACAGCGCTAGGGGCCATTCCCGTCCTCTTCTTCACCGATCTGAAGGATGGCCTTCTGGATGATGCGCTTGAGTTTCTTGCGCGCATCGTCTGAGCGGAGCGTGCGCAGCTCAGAGGCAACGAAGTCGCCGAAAATCTGGAGGAAAAACTTAAGTATTGACAATGCTATTTAATTTCTTGAATGTATTTTTAAGCTGAGAATGCTGGGCTGTATCGAGAGTGGGGACGTGGAGACATGTTAGGCTTCCCTACAGTCATTCCACGCTGGTGGGCTTGGGAGCCTTGGTGGGGCTGGAGGTCTTGATGGAATTGGCTCGGAGATAAGAAACGAAGGGCTAAATTCTCGACATTTGGTTAAAAAAGCGAACCCAGCTCTTTTGACAAGAGATGCAAAGAGACGTTGCATAGAAGTGTTTAATCCGTCGTTGTGGAGATGTTTCGGGTGATTTTTACATGTAGTACTTACATGATGTAGGATCTAGGATCTGATCTGACGTGGCATTCATCAGCGTTAATTTTACGCTGTGTTCTCTGGTCACGAAAGAATGGCATTTTCACAGCTAGAAAGAATAGAAAGATGGTCCGAAGCAGGTGTAAGAGAAGGACTTACTTGGCATTCATCAGCCCCCATCCCTGGTCGCAGCCTGGGCGCCGGCTCCTCCGGCCACATGAGGGGGTTGGCGCTGGGCGGCAGGGGAGGGGGCGCTGACGCCGCCACCCTGGTGGGCTTGGGGGCTTCGGTGGGGCTGGAGGTCTTGATGGAGTTAGCTCGGAGTGCGGCTCCGAATTCCATCTCTTCTTCAGCTTGGAATTCAGCCAGCTAAGGAAGAACAACACCTTTAAACTTTGAATGAGTGAATTGAATATTAGGTTTGATTAGGTCATTtcgcttttaatttaattgtgctTTATGCATTTTATTAAAGCAGTCAACCCACACAAGTGCGCAACGTACTGTACGTACTACGTACCCGAAAAAAACATAGGTAGgatattttaaattacttaatactttaactaacttagcggtttcactcacgtgtttttagtcactcgcgcgacgcgcgacatgtttcggagagcctaggtctccattttcaagccctaacagtgcctgagtgagtgaaaccgctaagttagtattctcacgatagtttaaattcgattacttaATACCtattagataggtacctataaaaatattgttacaacTTAAAGAATTAAAAGGCCTGTCACATCCTAATTTGATTTAGTACTCTAATTGTAAAATTTTTAGGATACGATAGAAGTTCGATAATGAAATTACAATTTATTGATATCAAATTGAATTCGTAATGGCAATTTAAGCGCAATCTTGTATTAATGAGCGGTCCGAAATGATGATAAGATGGATAAGGTTTAGTCAAACAGAAGTGGCCCCAGCATGGATATGATAGTCGTAAGTAGGGTACTTatctatttgtaaaaaaaatacattgaggtcaattctaatttaaaaatttgatatggtttcAAACTGGTTTAGATACGAGTTTgacaattttaactataaaactcccgtgagactcaaacattcgtacggacggctaaggaatggaatgcgctcccgccatctgtattccctgatcaatatgacctcggtctctttaaaacaagagtgaataggctgttactgaaccggtgagctccatcttaggccctgtcttcactttccatcaggtgtgactagggccaatcgccgatcagtttataataaaaaaaaaaaaaaaaaattaccacggACTAAGTACttcataattatagtgtataactagccttatgaaccgattttgcatgtacaaccagccttaaagtttgtagtctatgattgttcattattttagtatgtgggtatttttgcactttgtaattttttcctcagtcacccgttgaccacgaacgctgtaaagagttcgaaacgtcgggatgtattataaattcaatatacgcgatataatcagttttcatagttttatttcatgagtaactatcgcggtaactcgAGACAATATTATACTTCATAATAATCAGGatagaacttcacttcaggtaagttcgtttaatcctgtAATAATTTTATCACGTAGATAACGCCGTCCATCATAATACGCCTGCAAGAAGTAGCTATATAGTACGAATCAATAAAATGGACTTGTTCTAGCCTCGTAAGGTCAATGTACATATTCGTTGCATTACAATTTTTCATGAACCAAATAAAGTAGCAATTCTTTTGTTTCGTTGCTTTTTCAAACAAACGAACTTCATCCCAATTTACTtctacaacaaggttcaaattaaaaataggaaaatttcatatggtgggccttacgacgCTAGAGGAAAACTTACAGACCTTACAgcccaaaaaaaaacacgaatatACTTATTGGCTACTGTTTTATATCACCGTCTGATTTATTAATCGGCTCATAGCAAAGGGAACGTACAAAGGATTCAATTTGTCCATAAACAGTCCTTATTACAAGACCATAAatgtcaacgggtgacacaaCACTAACCGGATCGAGTGGTTTGTTTACACTTGACGTTTTAGTGGATTTAAACTCAATTTTATTGAGTTAAGGTTGAGTTTGGCTTGGAGTGTAATATTACCCTCTTTAATTTGGTTACGGTCGAGTGTCGGAGATAAATGGAAATTTATTTTGTCGAGCGAAGATGCTTGCAAGGTATTAGAGTGCttgcaaagatatatataactccgtaatagatggatacagtctaaggaaaaaacgtgcctcgaaaattacgaaaatttgattctcgatcagagggcgccactagttttggcctacactcgtatagagggcgttgacggtttcgtttgttatttataatttaaacgcatatcagtgaaagaacatgggtcaaaatcataaaaataattaatgcaaataagaaaaatcatttatcaatatttaaatacattttatagtatttttataaatatttatttttagttttaaagtgtgtcgacagatggcagtgaatttactggggttacaaaatttactatgacagtaccgctctagtataagttactctatggtgcttgtaatcatttttaatttagattaaattttataaatgggtaaaaaaaaatttacctaaTCCTtaacaataaatgattacatGATGATCTGAAAGGACCatgggaaactttgtatggagccTGGTCCAAAAACCAACAGAAATGAGTTGGGTCATTAGATAGGCATTTTTATGTACTTCATTTCGTTCTATGTGCACAAAGCGGAATTCCATTGCAGAAAAGAGATATTGGCATTTAATCAAAATGTAGTCACTTTTATTACCTAGGCAATAAGAGTCTAagaagtaagtaaattaattgcTGCAGGACAGGATAGATGTTCGCGCACCCGGGCGAGCGCGGTGAATGATTTGCCTCGCTCGCCCGGCTGTGGACTCTATTGCCTAAGTAATAAGGGTGACGACATTTTTACTAAAATACCAATATCTCAGTTCTGCAATGGAATTCCGCTTGGTGCCCATTGAACGAAATGAAGttcataaaaatacctatctaatGACCTAATTCTCAACTCTGGTTTGTTTTGGATcattttgacgcatagtcctttatcataaaatatttgtaaagtaCATAGTCAGCCTAGTTAGGTGGTAAGGTTATGATTATTCTGCTCTTACTCAATCAAAGTAAAACCAATGTAAGAATTAACTTCGCGGGGTAGGTATCAAATAATTGAAGTATCTAATCATAGCTAATTCTACATAATTGATTCTTAATGCATAAAAATTACCATGAAGCCCGATTCAGATAACAACTATTTACAGTTTTGACTGGGTTTTGACATGATCTTGATGACTAGCGTGCATCTCACGTACgaatttcacttcatttcgcatgcaccaatcagcgtgagcgatctttaaggtcgtgtcaaaattaaatcaaaacagTAACAAGTTATATCTGAATCGGCCCATGATCTTTTTGCCTTAGGTAACCTTTGCTTGAAATAACTACCTCCGCTATAACTCAAAGTTCATGTCAAAACAAAAGAGCAACAAACATACCGCTAGATTGACTCCATCCACATCGAGGGGGTTGGGGGGCGAGCGCAAAAAGCAAAGGGCATCGAAGTACTCCCACCCACTCAGCGCCGCCCCGCGCTCCTCGCCGCACTGCCGCTTCTTAATCTTCCGCAACTCATTGTTAAACTGCGTCCTCAAGTTGTGTATCTTCCTACTTATCTCCTCGACCGTCGTCCCAAACATAAGCGCTAAGTACTGCAGCTTGGCCTGCCGCGCCGCTCTATCCTTATTCATAGGGTGCCTCCCGTCCCACAACTCCTTACAATCCCTTTCCATAGTATCAATTAGTTTCACAGTGTTTTCAGAACTCCATTGCAAACGCGGCTCCACCTTCGAGTTAGTGTAACTCTCATTATCTGAATCTGGCTCCAGTTTAAAGCAGGTATCGCCGGAATCCGAATTGGAATCCATTTGCGTTCGATAATGACGTTGAACAGTGGATAGCGCTCTAGCGAGACTGCTGGCGGGGACCGAGAGCGGTGTCTAGAGGGCCGGCAACGTCGCTAGAGCGAGCGACGTTGCCAGTCCGCGTCCGCGTCGCGCGGAGCGAGCGGCCGTGCTAAAACGGCTAAAGAGTTAACCACATTAGCAGTTAATGCGTCAACTGTAAACAAGATGGCattccaattttaaattttgtaccTTAGCTATCTTAAGGTTCAATTTGGAAGAGTCTTACCAAGTCAGTTAACGCTGTTTGGTTTTGATAAGGGGTTATTAGCGGCCCGTATTAACAAAGCAGCATCGGAATGGTTAGTCCGCTCTGTATAAAGTCGGTTATGCAAACATGAGTAATGAATGAATGACGTTTGTTTTCAAACTTTATGAAGGAATATTAGTCAGTAAATGACTGAAGTTGTATAGAATATTAACTTATCGTTTACTACTTACATAATGTAGTCTACATAGTATGTAGACTACATTAGTACATACAGAATGGAACTCTGTGGTCCCTTAACTGGGCcaacaaaaaacatttatttatttatttatgttttacatggagaaccaacagctataactATGCTAATGACATAAATAGTGATACAGAGCCAATTATAGGGTCTCACATATAGCAAGATGATAATATTTAACATTAAGACATACAATcttacaatttaattaaaaaaaaaatgtccaatGTGCAATTGAGCAATAATCctcaagtaataaaattaaatacttctAATTTCTAT
This genomic stretch from Cydia strobilella chromosome 6, ilCydStro3.1, whole genome shotgun sequence harbors:
- the LOC134742562 gene encoding uncharacterized protein LOC134742562, with protein sequence MDSNSDSGDTCFKLEPDSDNESYTNSKVEPRLQWSSENTVKLIDTMERDCKELWDGRHPMNKDRAARQAKLQYLALMFGTTVEEISRKIHNLRTQFNNELRKIKKRQCGEERGAALSGWEYFDALCFLRSPPNPLDVDGVNLALAEFQAEEEMEFGAALRANSIKTSSPTEAPKPTRVAASAPPPLPPSANPLMWPEEPAPRLRPGMGADECQIFGDFVASELRTLRSDDARKKLKRIIQKAILQIGEEEDGNGP